The Alligator mississippiensis isolate rAllMis1 chromosome 11, rAllMis1, whole genome shotgun sequence genomic interval ctttccgctcctgtgctgctgagcgGGTCACTCCCAGCCAGTGGGCATGCTGGATATGACCCCCTCGGTGCAgcgctctgcacttgtccttgttgtgctgcatcctattgtgttctgcccacttttccagcctgccccggtctgcctgcagtccttccctgccctctggcctgTGCTCGGGCCGTGCTCGGAGTTGGCAGCGTGGCAGAGCCAAACTGCGCTTTGGGCCGGACAAtactctgggtataatcccagcacaaaatccagttccttattcggttccaggtacttagcacagtggctggggtacTGTTAGTTGGCCAAAGTGCGCCTTGGGCCAggcaaatctctggtcagagatgtccagaagtgtCCCCTGGTTGTacagagacatggtctggggtggcccaggaAGGATTTCTTGGTATAATGCCAGTCcacaatccagttccttattcagttcccTGTATTCAGCACCGCGGCTGGGGTGCGGTGTGTtgtcagcctggcacggccaaaccggaGTTTGGGCTGGagaagtctctggtcacagatggccaggacagtcccctgGGCACGCAGAGGTGTTACGATGGGCGGCCCAAGCACAATTTCTAGCCATGAACCCAGCctgaaagccagttccttattcaagccattatacttagtacagtgggcatgggggctgttagctggcagcctggcacggccaaaccatgctttgggccGGACGGCACTGTGGTCAGGGGTCTTTGGGACAGTTCCCCAGTGGCATCGCCATAAAATCTGGGGTAGCCCATGGAGTATTTTgtcccataatcccatcctaatctcaccttcatttagggctctgtacttgatgcagaatattattttacatattaattagtacatatgcaCAGCTAATTAAATTCTCTCGCTGTAGGATGAGCAATTCATtgagaacaagtttttattgggtctagtCTAGAAGAAGGAAGCGGGAATAAGGAATAGGAAACTCGGAATAAagaaggaaccaacttcagcctcatcgcAACCCCCGACATACCCTATTAccgccccccccacacaaaccccaccccAATGTACACAAGCAAAAGTTTATATTTGATTCTTGTTTGTATTGTACACAACATaagtaataataaaattaaacGTTAATCAAATTGAAAATTTCTAGTAGAACAGTTCTCCAACAGAAATAATCGCCCGCCCCTGAgctggaagtggggctggaaggacccAAGGAACAGCTCCCGAACCTGCCTGGGGCTAACGCTctcctcagggaaaaaaaaagatggagaagAAGACTCTGCTCATCAGAATCACGGCCAGAGTCCCGGGACCTGCGGGCAGGGGATGGTGAAGGCCCCCCGTTTCCCCGAGGTTTTGTTCTCCAAGCCATGCCCCAGACTACGGGGAGCGGGCACGCTGCGCCCTGGGCCAACCAGGGCACCAAAAAGCAACGGGAGAAGTTGAACAGCAGCTCAGTCAGCGCAGACGGGGCTGGGAGCTGTACTGCACAATCAGCCCCGGGACGGAGCGAGCAAGGGGGCTGGAGGGCACGACCCACACGCTGCCCGACTCAGTGCAGCCCGGTCACCGCAGCGTTCACAATCAGCTCCGAGGGCATCGCAGCTCTGCCTCCCGTTGGCAACACACGATACCAAACTGTGGCCCAGGATCGGCAAGTAGCCGCTCAGCTACAAGTCAGCCCCAAATCCCACCCGTCACAACCACTGCCCAGCCACTTCCCGCAATACAGCACTGACGCGCTGCTCTGCGCTGAGTGCTTCTAGCTCACAGACACAAGTGGTTTAAATAACACCCGTGGGCTACTTGCTGTCCCGGAGCAAGGCGCTTTGTCtggcaaattcaaggcaaaaacaaaggtgcttctgAGTTGGAAATGGGCTGCAGCACGATGCTgtgctgctccctctcctcctccgcAGGGTCCCGAGGACGAGGTGCACGCTCCACCGGGCTCTGCTCAGCTGTGCCAACAAGACACAGGAGATGGAGCAGCCGCAGGgactgcagcacggggcagccacaggcctggcCGCGGCTCCGCCCGGGTCACTCCCTGCACGGAGGGGACGAGATGCCCCTTCCCAACGCACCTCCCACGGCCGGGTCCCCTGCGCTGCactagctctgctcccagctgtgcccgggctgcagcctcttccccagacatgcaggcccagagcccaggctgcctggggggCCACGGACACCCCCGCTCTGCCCCTCTCCGTGGCACAGACCCAGACACTCGGCTCTCCTGGCACTCGGCCCTTGCAGCTGCCTGGACTGGGGGGACTAGGGACACCGGGGCTGGCTCAGAGAGGGAAGGGGTCTCCTTTGGGGGATCCCTCAGGCCAGAGCCCCTCACACTTACCTTGGACGCAGGAGTCGGAGTAGCTTTTGCTGTAGCTgtagccctccctgctccccaaccccaagGTCTGGCCATGGCCTGGCCCTAAGCACTTCGCCCAGCACTTACTGAGGAAGAAAACCGCTGCACCCGCCATGGCAGTGACCAGCACAGCACCGATAACGATGCCCACAATCATCGCTGGGTCGGactctggaagagggaaggggctgtgagAGAGGGGAACCCCCAGACCTGCCCCCAACACTGCATCGGCCAAATGCCCCCTCCCTGTCggtgccccctgcatcctccGACCCCTCTGTTACTTCCCTGCTTCGAGCCCCGAGCACCAGGTTTCTTCTCCCTCCCGGTGCGGGGGTCACGCACCCGTCCTGCCCTTGTCCCAGGCCACTCTCAGGGCTGCACCCAGGCTCACGTGCTCCATGCTGCAGGTGTAGCTGTGGTTGCTGCTCGGGTCGATCTCTATGGTGGCCCAGGTCTGGTAGGTCCCATCTCCACTGGGAAGGACCCCCGAGCGGCTCGTCTCCTGGGGCTGCGCCTCCCCGTTCTGCAGCCAGACGACAGCCGCATCCTTGGCGTAGAAGCCATGGACCTGACAGGACAGGGTGGTGCGTCCATCCCGTATTGAAGGCCAGTCGctcacctgtgccatggggcactctgggagggaggagacaccGGTtacagccacagcccctccacgACCCTTGGgccagagacccctgccaggaGGCCACGCGtgccctgcactgtgccatgCAAAGTCGGCTCCAGCTGCCACTTCAGGGAGGAGCAGACGGCGCCAGGGCATGAGCACAGGGATGGGAGACACGGCTGTGctgggctcggggctgcaggaaCGGGGTCCCATACAGCTGATCTCTGGTTCTCAGACACGTGGCCAGAGTACGGACACGCcgtgggctctgcccagctgggaggcctgagcagggcagggacaggggcatcgtgtcccacagcagcattggggtctcacccagcagcaggaccGAGATGCAGCGCTTGCCACCCTGGGcacatggggatggggatggtgttcccaggggtggggacggggctggtggctgtctataaactgggcaagggggaccagcaggcaatgggggagtccctgttcccccaagaaCTACCGGGACTGACATAACAACGGGggctcggacttgatgatctgctcaggtcccttccgaccctacgaaACTACTGACACCAaggggcacaggacagggagAGGAGTGCAGTTTCTCCGTCCCAGAAGCCTGGGTCGACGGCCCGCTGCACCCAGTCCCGGCACAGCTCCTGTCTCCGCGTCTCGCTGTCGTAGTGGAGAATTTGCTGGTCGTCCACGTAGCCCACAGCAGTGAAACGGGGCACGTCCGGGCTGGGATTTGACACCCCTGTGTAGAAATGCCAGTAGAAGTGGGAGCCTGTGGGAGAGCGACTGGGGTCAGCACTAGTGGGGGCAGACGTCAGTGCCCTCGGGTGCTCGCTGCCCCGTCCCAGAGGGGCTGCAGAGGAGGGACAGGGGGCAGCGCCAGGCTGgagtggaggcacagagcagacCGAGCGGTGGGGTTAAGAGCAGAGGGCAGCGCTGGCTGAGGGCAGGGACCAGGGAGGAGGGACAGGACCGACCCCGCAGGGCACAGGCCTGGCCTGGAGGGGCCACACACCGTGTCCCACAGCCCGGTTGTGCTGTCCGCACCCTCTGCCCCAAGTACGAGTCCAGCACAGCTCGGGTGCTcggcccaccctgctcctggggagcCCTCGTGCACCCGAgtcagggcctgggcctgggctcagcCCCCCTCAGGCCTCGGTCCTGCTGCGCGGtcggggctggggccggagggACCCTGCAGAGCAGACGAGGGGCCGGCTGGACAAGCAGCTTCTCCTCGGCTTGCGCCCATCCGCCCTCCCCGTCAGAGGCAGCAGCTCCACCAAAATACTCCTTGGTCTCCCCCAAACTTCACGTCAATGCTGGCGGGGGACTGTCCCCAAGACCCCCGGGCGCAGTCCTGCCTGGCCAGAGCGTGGCTCCCACTGTGGGCTctaataaggaactggctttgggCTGGGAATATGGCTGGAAATCCCTCGTGTCCCCCCCACACCAGACTGTGCCactggggactctcctggacatccccGAGCAGGGCACGGCCTGGCCCGAAGCACGGTGTGGCCGTGGCAGGCTGCCACCTGACAGCCCCCATGCCCGCTGTGTAAGGAAACGGGCTCCAGCCGGAaacccagcccaaaagccaggtcCTTGCTCCAGCCCTTGCACGCCCCGAGTCCACTTTTACCCCCCatttccagtcccctgctcaaggcaggatcatgcccTACGCCCCCGTCTGCCACCTTAATGAGAAGTGTGTGTCGTGTATAGGGTATGCAATAAGTGCCCGTAGTCAGCCTAGGCCACAATTAACAATTGACTACAATGCCGAGCAATCGAAGCCTAAAGGATTTCGACAACTAGTCACAAACCGGGGGCACGAACGGTTCACTGGGGCATGGAAAGTCCTAGAAACCGGGGCACTCAGAGTTCACCCAGGGGAAAATTCCCCTTGGCGGCCAAAACCTTCCCGCCCAGAAATCTTCCATGACATAATATCCGAGCCCAAATATGGGAGTAGTGACGAGTTTGGGAAGGAGGGGCCCATGGCGGCAACTCACCCCGATATAACCCGTCACCTGCTGTCCCAACTGGGAGGCAACCTCGTGTGCAGACCACCGAAGGAAGGAGCGCAAGGGTAGGCTGGATCAGCGCGATCCCCTGAACCACCCTCCCCGCGAGCACCGATCTCTCCCTTCACACTGACGCCGCCGAGCGCCCGAGTGGGGCCggaggaaggggacttagtcctaccagtattgaggccagcccattgaaccgtactactgaggccagcccattgaaccctactactgaggaatgaaaccatttcTAGGTGTTCGGCTTCTGGGAAtcctaggattgtaagtataatacaGTAATGACTTTTCTGCTTCAAATTATATAGTTAGTGGTAATTGTAATTGtttaaagaagtgcatttagagtattgttctttatatatatatagttatcgtgtttttgatgtttatggtatttcttaaagTACAGCAATGTTATATGTTTAGTCAGGAATTTAAAACacaattgtgttgtatgaattcagtgtgtaatcattgtgaaatcgtgcagtTAGGTGAACATCCCCCAGCCAGCGCACAAACGAATCAGGCACTTGTGTGGCATCTTCTCTATGCCATAGACCACGAGAGAcgtggcgtcacgaacaggacaCGCTGGTTGTCCACTTCACAATGGGGTGAATTGCTGCAGCATCGCACGCCCCCCAATGATAATGAGGGTACTTGGAAAGTAAGCATAAAAGATTTCAAAAAAGAGGATGAAATAATCAGGTCTAGTTGTGTGTTTATGCAAGGTGGTTTCAGGTGTTGTTTCGGAGGTGTCATTTCTTTCCCAAACGGACTTCAGCCCGCTTCAGTAGCAAGCCAAGGGCTGAGGTGTGCAGCGTGCTTGCCCGACATGGGGGGAGGAGAGCGGGGGCTCTGCTTGGAGCTAGGACATGGGGCCGGGCAGGCATGGTGAGGGCTTgcagcggagcaggcagtgaggggcacatcttgctttagggttaccatatttccagctcCAAGAAACAGGACACCTGCCACgtggcggaggggggagggggaatatgaTGGGTGGGCAGTGAGATGCCCGTGCCCTGTCGCTGCCCGTTGTGTTGCCCCCACGaacaagccacagcccccgccagccctgctgctgcccccacctcccaacccactgaccccagccctgccagtgcccctcaccccaaactgcaggaccctgccccccgggccgtgatggtgcccctcactcctgacccgcaccccctggcactgccagtgccccccttccTCCTTATCTGTGCGGTGATTTCAAGTCAAATTCGATGCACCCAGAAAATCCACAGAGTGTTGCCCTAACACCTTCTTTGTAGCACTGACATATTTACACCAATAAACCCACCATGGTGTGCGGGTGTTTGAGCTGTCCCAtaaaaataaacagctgtctgctTGTCATTGATTTTCCAGATCCTGTGCCACTCTGCTACCCTTGGCCAAGATAGCacacccctccctcttctcccccaagcCGTTGTCATCAGGCGTGCGACGTGTCTGTGTATCTGCCGTGGGTGGCCGAAGGGCAGTGGCATGTCCCGTCTATATTTTGGGAAGCATTTTGCAGTCTTTCAGAATGAATGAGGATGCATGGATATAAAAGCAGGGCACTATCATTAGAAgcgtgtgccacatgcagcaaaaCTAGCAATGGCACAAACTTGCTTTATGCTGCAGTGCACGCCCTCGCGCATGTGGCTCCCCGCAGCACAGACGGTTCCTCCTGGACTCGAGGCCAGGGCGGGCAGGGCGGTGAGGAATGATAATGCTGAGGGACTTGTCTCCGCTCTAGGCTAGTAGGCAACCAGCTAGGACCCACCACTGCCTGGGTCACATAGGGCTGGAGCCCcgcggcaggacccagccccGAGGAGCAGGGAGAAAGCCCCAGCGAGCCCTTGTTCGCAGGTCGGAGAAGCAGGAGCGGGCCGCCTGGCCTGGCCGCGGCTGCCCCCGGGGGTAACACGGCTCTGCTTGTTTTCAGCGCCGACACCGAGCCTGAGCCCCAAACCCTGAGCACGGAGGAGCTCCCCGCGCCTGCAGGTTGAGCGCTGAAGCCATTCTCGCTGCGACTGCCCTGCACTGATGTGGGGACGGGAGACACCGGTCCGGACGTGTGCCagccacccagccaggcaggcctcctgccccgaggagacCTCCGCAGTGAGGGGCTGCGTGTCAGGGCGTGGACACGGGGGACAAAGAACACGCGTGACGAGCCCAGCTGGACGCGGGTCTTTGGAGACCTCGGACAAGCAGCGGCAGCGCTGCAAACCAGCATCTCTCTGACGAAGTGCTGCTTTGGGCCGTTGCACGGTGTCACATCTGCCGTGGGGAGAGCGGGGGTAGGAGGGGCACCTGCTGGCTGCGCAGCCGCCGGGTCCTCGGGCACTGCTGCACCCCCCGCACCTCCCGCCGGGACCCAGCGCCCCCGAGCCGGGCCAGACGCCCAAAATTTACCTGCACAAGCAAGTGCACACAAATCATCCTCAAATTGTATTCTGGCTGTCCGCAGACATCTTGGAGCACAGGACTGCACTGACACAGCCCCAAGTGCTATCAGAATATGCCACCTAGCAGTATAACCAGTTTAAAAAGGTCTAAGCTACTCAAAGCAAGCACTGGTCGCCTCTCCGTTTATGGAGTGGGCACACATTTCAAAACTGCTATTAGAAAGATTCCCACTGCGTAAAGCCAGACATCAAGAATCTCTTAATTTAGATGCACACCACAGCCTGGTGTATAATGACAGCCATCGTGCATGCAATGTCCTAGTCAGACTGAACTTGCATACAAAACTGTGTTGTATACATTTGTCTTATAAAAACAGAAAAGTGAAGTGTTTTAAAGGGCATTATCAGCACACCTAGTTTGCATCTGCAGCCAGAAATGCCATTCATGGGCCCAAGTTCCAGAAAAACAGTGCTCAGCACTTCCTGAATATCATGTCCCTTTTAGGCTAGGTCCCCAAGAGCTGAGGCACTCCATAGCAATTCCTGAAAAGCTTTATGAAAGGCAAAAAAATCCTGCACCAATATTTCCTCCAatgatttttaaatgtctttattcGAGTATTAtactccccccacctgcccaatATTGCACTTTTATCCTCCTTGCACAATTGAATTTGATTATTTCAATTTCTGTAACTAAAGTTTTGCACACCCCCCTAGAAACAAAGATGCTGCTCACATATTTCACCTTCTAGTTCTTTCACCAAAAATTGAATTGTTGGAGCAGGCGTTACAAAACCTTTTCTTTTAGCCTGGGACCTAACCAACTTACAGTTTTGTTTATACATTCATAATTATGTAAAAATtctaaaatatcttttttttttaaatcaatctaaAACCACCAAAAatctgttcatttaaaaaaaacaaaccaaccctgtCATTTAAAAGAGAATTAAAACCACTACCTAGCGAAAAAAGATAACTTAATCAACAGGTCTCTACCGACTCTAAATGATCCCATATCCTTGTTTTATAGTTTTAAAACACTTTTGCTCCAACAGTCAGTAGTACAAACACAACCAGATTAAGCCAGGTTCTCTCTTTTACAATCACCGGGGATTTTTCCCTCCAATAAAACAAGCAGATATTCTTTACACAACAAGGAAGAGCCATTTTACAATCCCTTAACTCTACCACGTCCATGTGACTATTTAAGATACCATCATTGAATATTGGCGTATagcttattttttatatataaaagcctGGTCCATTGTAGCCTTTAAACTTAAAAGCAGCATTAAGAGTAGTGTTAGCTACCACGGTCTCCAACAGTCTAAATATCACTGCCCTACCGGGTGGCGCTGATCTGTACAATAATATATAATGTACTCATCCTGTAACTGAATCCAAATGACTGCTATCTTCAAACTcttggatctttgaaaactcttggcgctctggtgaagtgcccgaagactggaagaaggccaatgtggtgcctatcttcaagaaagggaggaaagtggatccgcctaattataggcccatcagcctgacttctatcccagggaagatcttagaaaagtttattaaagaggccatccttaattgactggccgacgccaacatcttaagggatagccagcacgggtttgttgcgggtaggtcttgcttgaccaatctcatttccttctacgaccaggtgacctatcacctggacaagggagatgagattgatgtcatatatcttgacttcaaaaaagccttcgatctggtgtcccatgatcgcctcttggagaaactggccaattgtcgccttgggtccgccacgatccactggctggaaaattggctccggggtcggacccagagggtagtaattgatggaagtcactcatcgtggtgtcctgtgaccagtggggtcccccaaggctctgtccttggacccatactgttcaacatcttcattaatgatgtggacactggagtcagaagcggactggccacgttcgccgatgacaccaaactttggggcaaagcatccacaccagaagacaggcggaggatccaggctgacctggacaggctcagcaagtgggcggacgagaatctgatggtgttcaacgccgataaatgcaaggttctccaccttgggaagaaaaacccgcagcatccttataggctcggcagtgctatgttggttagcactatggaagaaagagacttgggggtcatcactgaccacaagatgaacatgagcctgcaatgcgatgctgcggctagtaaagcgaccaaaacgctggcttgcatccatagatgcttctcaagcaaatcctgggacgtcattctccccctgtactcggccttagtgaggccgcagctggagtactgcgtccagttttgggctccacaattcaaaaaggatgtggagaagcttgagagagtccagagaagagccacgcgcatgatcagaggtcagggaagcagaccctacgacgacaggctgagagccctggggctctttagcctggaaaagcgcaggctcaggggtgatctgatggccacctacaagtttatcaggggtgaccaccagtatctgggggaacatttgttcaccagagtgccccaagggatgacgaggtcaaacggttataaactactgcaagaccgtttcaggctggacataaggaagactttctttactgtccgagcccccaaggtctggaacagcctgccaccggaggttgttcaagcgccttcattgaacaccttcaagatgaaactggatgcttatcttgctgggatcctatgaccccagctgacgtcctgccctttgggtggggggctggacttgatgatcttccgaggtcccttccagcccgaatgcctatgaaacctatgaaacttgcctgcctgtacaccaatgccaggagcttggggaataaacaggaggaactggtactCCTGCTAAACAAGACTAACTATGACATTATtttatagccatctatacctgtggcctagTCATAGGTGAAGTCTCACCAGGTCCCCGTTATCCATAGATAACGGGGACCTGGTGAGACTTCACCTATGActaggccacaggtatagatggctataccctgtacaggtgagatagtgcagataaaaggggtgggggtgtagctctctatgtcaaggactgatacatgtccctgcaaattgacattggcacccagggtggacgactggagtctctctgggttaaaatacatggggaacatggcacaggggacatgatggtgggagtctactacagacatcctaaccagaaacaagagcttgaccaggaattctacagggaactggctgaggcggcacactctcggtgcatggttgtcaggGAAGACTTtgactacccggacatctcacaggaagagcactcggccaaatctgatcagtcgcAAAGCTTCttcacatgcatggatgagctgtACCTGGCccaagaagtctacgggctgacaagaggcaaagcattgctggacctggtactggccagaGGGAATGATCTAGTCAGCGACCTAAGAATcagtgggaagctgggtgacagtaaccatgagctgatcacctttactatccattgcaaagctggcaagtcagtcagcattacagaagtccttgactgcaggaaagctgactttgacaagctcaagaggctcgctggcgaggccctaagggaccacgactcgacaggaagaggagtccaagagaagtggttgctcctcaagggagcgatcctgacagcacaaagGATGCCCATCCCATCTTGGacgaagggtagcaaaagggcatagcagcccccttggctcagcagggaacttgaagACCTCCTACACCTCAAGAGACAGACTGATAAAGGGTGGAAGGTTGGAAGTACCACCCAGGAGGAGTACTCGCACTGGTccgtacctgcagggagtggatcaggaaagccaaggctgcaactgagctgcagaggaggactctgggacctcctgctgtgtccagccaggggcatggaccaaggtggtcaagggccctaaggcccgccgcaccaaggcccctgccccgccagaactgagcaacagggacgcacctcttgctgccccagcagagcctgctgagttgccggctcccgcaggcaacatgggccccactgcagctcccgcccctgctctccccaagacaaaacgtaaggtgtttgttgtgggagactccctcctgagggggacggaggggccaatctgccaccctgaccccttagcccggcaagtctgctgcttcccaggggcccgcatccgggacattgaggcgaggatccccaagctcctcaaacccacagaccactatcccatgctcctaattcacgTGGGCACCAAGGAcccggctcggagcactcccagccaggtcatgaggcgctacagggatttgggagcggggctaaagggtctgggggcacaggtggtgttctcgtcgatcctcgaggatcgaggggcacgacaagtctctcactggggttgtagagaggcagcagcaaggcgccagactgccatgcgtagaccctgagatggtgcagagtcacttggaagatctggatgcctttaagtcggcaggcccggatgggctccatccgagggtgctgaaggcactggccgacatcattgcagagccactggcgggaatattcgaacgctcgtggcgcacaggccaagtcccggaggactggaaaagggctaacgtggtccccattttcaaaaaggggaggaaggaggacccgggcaactataggccagtcagtctcacctccatccttggcaaagtctttgaaaaaattatcaaggttcacatttgcaagagcccggcaggacaaattatgctgaggggaaaccagcacgggttcgtggcaggcagatcgtgcctgaccaatctagtctcttttcatgaccaggttacgaaatgcctggacacaggaggaggggtggatgtcgtatacttagacttcaggaaggccttcaatacggtatcccaccccatactggtgaacaagctaagaggctgtgacttggatgactacacagtccggtgggtggcgaattggctggagggtcacacccagagagtcgtggtggatgggtcggtctcgacctggaagggtgtgggcagtggggtcccgcagggctcggtccttggaccgatactcttcaatgtcttcatcagcgacttggacaagagagtgaagtgtactctgtccaagtctgcggatgacacaaaactgtggggagaagtggacacgccggagggcagggaacagctgcaggcagacctggacaggttggacaagtgggcagaaaacaacaggatgcagttcaacaaggagaaatgcaaagtgctgcacctagggaggaaaaatgtccagcacacctacagcctagggaatgacctgctgggtggcacagaggtggaaagggatgtcagagtcctagtggactccaagatgaacatgagccggcagtgtgacgaagccatcagaaaagccaatgg includes:
- the LOC132244255 gene encoding major histocompatibility complex class I-related gene protein-like encodes the protein MGPRSCSPEPSTAVSPIPVLMPWRRLLLPEVAAGADFAWHSAGHAWPPGRGLWPKGRGGAVAVTGVSSLPECPMAQVSDWPSIRDGRTTLSCQVHGFYAKDAAVVWLQNGEAQPQETSRSGVLPSGDGTYQTWATIEIDPSSNHSYTCSMEHVSLGAALRVAWDKGRTESDPAMIVGIVIGAVLVTAMAGAAVFFLTEQSPVERAPRPRDPAEEEREQHSIVLQPISNSEAPLFLP